The Vibrio coralliirubri DNA window GTTTTGATCTCTATACGGTAGTTGTCCATCGCTTTCACTTCTAGCTCGACGCCATCTAAGATGCGCGGCTTAGGTGCTGCTTCAAGCGCTTTTTGCAGAGAGTTCACTACAGAGTTTGCCGATAAGGTCGAACCATCATGGAATTTAACGCCTTGGCGAATCGTGAACTGCCAAGTCAGAGGATCAAGATGTTTCCAATCCGTTGCCAACATAGGTTGTGCTTCCGAGGTTGGGCTCAGGTTAACCAGAGTTTCTGCTGTGCTCCAACGAGATAACTTAAAAGCGTCATCAGAAAGTGGCGATAAACCCGTTCTTGGCGGTTGCATCATCGCAACTCGAATTTCAGATTTTACTGCGGCATCGCTAGACCCTGATTGAGAGTCAAAACAGCCAGTCAAAGGCAGAGCCAACGCAAGCGCGCAAGCCAGTTTGATTGAATTAAAACGCATAATTATTTTTCTCTGTAGCTGTATTTTTTAATAAATAGGGTTGTGTTTAACAAGTAGATTTCGAAAGAGGCTGAGACTCGATCAGCATCTGAGTCGCAGGATGATCAGGTTTATTCATCACTTGATTGGTCAGTCCGTGCTCAACCATTTCACCATGGTCGAGTACCAGTATTTCTTCACAAAGGGCTTTTGCCGCACCGAGATCATGCGTAACCAAAATAAGGCGCATATCACGCTTCTTTTTCAATGAATTAATCAAGTCCAACAACCTTTGGCGATTCACCGGGTCAAGGCTGGCAGTAGGTTCATCGGCCACCAGCACTGCGGGTCTAACGACAAGAGCCCTAGCAATAGCCACACGTTGAGCTTGACCTGTAGAAAGCTGATTAGGTTTCAGCAAGAGCAAACTGGCAGGCAATCCAACGTCTGACAGCGCTTCTTCAATGATGGCTTCATGATTACCCGAAACATCTAAGTTACTTAACGGTTCGGCTAAGATCTGTCGAACGGTATAGTAAGGGTTGAGGCTAGTGTGGGGCTCTTGTGGCACCAATTGAATCAGCCGACACACCGTTGCTTGCGCTTTGCTATCGCGAATTGGGAGCGAATAACCGAACAAGTTTATTTGACCAACGGTTGGCGCTTTAAGGCCAAATAGCAGTTCAATTAACGTTGATTTCCCCGCACCAGAACGCCCAACAATAGCTAAGCTTTTGTCTTCAACATTAAGGTCTATGTTCTGTAGCGCTTTGAACGCTTTACCACCCAACCAACTTGGTACGGAGTAGTAGTGAACACTCACATTTTCGAACTTAATCTCTGTCGATGTTTGTGTTTCTGAATCAGTCACTGGCATGAATGGCGAGGCTTCTGAGTTTAGTGGTAAGGTCGAGCTCATTCGATTAAGTCTCTCAATGAACAGCAGAAAGCGTGAGAGCTCGATTCAAGTGCATGTTTCGGAGCACCATAAGCCACCACCCCACCATCATCGATGACCAACAACTTGTCACACGCCAACGCGCTATGCAGGTCATGGGTGATGAGTAAACCACCAATTTGACGTTGTTTAACATTGTGTCGAATCAGCTTAAGTATCTCTTGCTCTGTCACCGGATCTAACGCACTGGTTGGTTCATCGGCGATGATAATATCGGAGTTACTCAGCAAGCCAATCGCAATACACACACGTTGGCGTTGCCCACCCGAAATTTGGCTCGGGTACAACGGCAAGATGGTTTCTGGATTAGGAAAACCAAGTTGAATCAGCAACTCGGTAATTTTGATTTTGTCTTTTGATTTAAGCTTGGTGCGAGTTCCCGTCAAGGCAAGGCAGAGTTGGCCTTCTATTGAAACCAGAGGGTTTAACGCTTGAAGCGCATCTTGGAAGATAACTGCGGGGCGCTGTGCTGCAGTTCTTTGCAACATCGGTAAACCACACACCGCTTCACCAGATAGAGAAATATGACCTTCAACTTCAACCGTCTCTGGCAGAAACCCCGCAATAGCGCGAGAAAGCATCGACTTACCAATACCTGAAGGACCCATGATCGCCAACAGCTCACCTCGATAAACATCGAAGTGGATATCTTGGAAAAGGATTCTCGAAGAGGTTTTGATCGTTAGATGGTCAACAGACAAAAGTGGGGCGTTCACGCAGATACTCATATATAGATGTTATAACATAACAACTCTATCATTTAGCCGACATGATGAAAAGAGAACATTGAACTGTATCGCATTTTACTTACAATTTTATTGACCAGTTATAGTGAGTCATTACATACAAAAAAGCGCTCACCAAATTTATCGTATAAAAATAGTAAAGCGCTTGCATAAAGTATTACAGGTGGTGATTAGGTTACTTAGTTAATGGCACCCTGAACGGCATCTTCGACTGGGTAACACTTCTGCTTAACTTGTGCGATGAACGGATACAAGAATGCAATACGTCCAAGATAAAACAAGGTAAACGCCAACCACAGACCATGATTACCCCAAATATCGATGGTAAATGCCTGTACCGCTAAAAATACCAACAAAGTCGCGATGCTTGAGTCTCTAACCGGACGTGTGGTTCCCGTTCCGGTAAAAATGCCATAAACCGTTAAGCCAAAGCCAGCCACTAGCGGGAACACAATTAACCACGGAGCCATCTCTTGGTACAGCGTGACCAGCGCTGGAATATCGGTAAACAAGAAAACAATCATATCTTTAAAAATCAAGGTTAAAAGCGTCAGCGCAGCAATGAAACCGGCCGTCCATTGGAAGTTAAGCCTTAATACTCGATCCAACATTGAAGGATTCTTCTGACCTACCGCCTTACCTGCAAACACACTCGATGCGTTTGCAATACCGTCAAACATATAACTGACTATGAAGGTCACCTGCATCAAGATCGCGTTAGCCGCTAGAACATCGGTACCCAGTTTAGAGCCTGTACGCGCCATCATGTTGAAGAACACCAAGATACAAATGGTGCGAAGCAATAGATCAGTATTCGAAGAGATGATTGTCGATAGGTCTTTCTTGGTCATCTTCGAGCCTTGCAAGAACTCAGAGATCGAAATATTGCTGGTCTTCATCACCAAGGTCACACCAATCGCAAAGGTGGTAACTTGTGCAATCAAACTTGCGTAAGCCACACCTGCGACACCCAGATCGAAATAGAGTACAAACACCGCATCTAAAACAATGTTCAACACGTTACCAAACACTTGTGTATAAAGAACTTCTTTGGCTTTCGCCTGCCCCATTAGCCAACCAATAATGGTGTAGTTGAGCAACACGAAAGGCGCGCCATAAATCAAAATACTGAAGTAGATATGCGCGTGCTCGGCCACATTGGCTTCAGGCTCTATCACCCACATTGCACCTTGCCAGATGAGTGGCTGTATCAAGATAAAGATCAAACCCACCAAACCAGACAGCACGAACGGACGCATCAAACTACCCGCCAAATCAGAGCGATTTCCCTTGCCCAGTGCCATCGCACTTTGCCCCGTGGTACTGACACGGAAAAAGCCAAACAACCAATACATGGTGTTCATAATGATGGTGCCGATCGCCACACCACCAATCAGTTCAGCAATACCAAGTTGGCCAATAACAGCGGTATCCACCGCCCCTAGCAGAGGTTGTGTCACCGTTGAGATGATGAAAGGGAAGGCAATTTTCAGATAATCTTTGTGGGTAATGGTCATATATTCTAGCGAGTGATATTAAGAACTATTTGCAATTAGAGCGGGATGCTATCGTTTAATCCGTACGTTGTCATCATTTACTTAGAGTCGTTTATCAACAAGCTTCTCTCCCATCGCACCATCAACATAAGACGCCTTTCTGTCATTGAGCTAGCAAATTAGCCACAACAAATGAGTAAAATCACGCTCGACAAAACACAACAAAACCAATTACCGGACCAACTCAATGGTTAACCTAGTAAAGGCTCAGTAAAAACTCACGGGAAGGTAGAAATCGAGCTCGAATATTTCATCACTATTAAGAAAGTGATTCTGATGATAATGCACATACGCAGGAGTAGATCGCTGTTTAAAGCCAGACGTGGGTAGCCACTTTTCTAAGACCATGCTTATCTGTGGTAGCAGCTCGCCGTAGCGGCCATTCAGTCGAAACACAGCATGTAAGCCACCTGGAATCACCATCTGGTTCACGACACTGCGATACTTAATCGGCTCATCAATCGCGATACACGCCACATAGCGGCACTGATCCATTTCAACCCAAGCAGGGTTTGAGTGATGCAAACCAAATTGACTCGAAAAATTACGCTGTTCGGAATTCGCCCAAGCTTTCAATATCAACCACGCATTACGAATGGATCGGTTATAGCCCGTATGTCGAACGTAGGCTGCCATGCGCTCAGGCACTTCAACGATCTTGGGTTCGGGCAATACTCGCTGCGCCACATTCAAATAGCCCGCCGCCACTTCGGGATCTTTCAAATAGGGTTTTTCTGCTACTTGTAAATCATGCTTACGCCATTCTCCGGGCGACATATTAAAGGTCGCTTTAAATGCTCGACTAAACGAAGACACAGAACTAAAGCCACATTTATGCGCGATCTCAACCACAGACGAACTGGTATCAAACATCAATTGGTTGGCTGCATACTCCATTCGAGTGCGTCGGATATATTGATGCAACGACTCCCCGACCACGCTTTTAAAGGTGCGATGAAAGTGCTGTTCTGAATAGGCCGCTATCTCAGATAACTCTTTGGCAGACAAAGGCTGACTGATGTCTTGGTGAATATGGAACAAGACATCATTGATTCTCGATATGTGTTGACGTGACATCGTTTAAATAGCATAAATGGACATGTTTAAGAGCATAAACGGACACGCTTATTTTTACAATTGCCGTGTAATATCAAGCGATAGAATAAAAACGATAAACGACGAGACACAACACATGGAAATCGCACAGTCATTACAACAGATTCAATCTTCATACATTCGAGAGATCCTCGCAGCCGCAAGTGATCCAAATGTCATCTCATTGGCCGGTGGTTTACCGGACGAGAAAACATTCCCAATCGATTTAATGAAGCCAACGCTAGAAAACCTAGCGAACATGCCTGAAGTTTTCCAATACGGTTCTACTGCCGGTTACGGCCCGTTGCTTGACCACTTAACACAAAGCTACCAATTGCCAGAGTCACACACGGCAATGATTTGTACTGGCTCTCAGCAAGGTTTGGATTTGATTGCACGTGCGTATGTAGACCCGGGTGATGTGGTTGTGATGGAAGCGCCAAGCTACTTAGGTGCGATGCAGGTGTTTGGCCTAGTTCAAGCAAACATTGCGACCGTGTCTCAAACTGAATTTGGCCCGAACCTAGATGAACTGGAAACATGCTTTGCACAGCAATCACCGAAGATGTTCTATGCCGTGCCTGATTTCCACAACCCAACCGGCGTGTGTTGGGCAACAGAAACTCGTCAAAAAGTGGCTGAGCTGTGTATCAAATACAACGTGGCATTCATTGAAGATGCGCCATACCGTGAGCTACGTTTCACAGGTACAGAACTGCCGTTGGTTTCTTCGTTCTGCCCTGATAACTCTATCGTTCTTCGTTCATTCTCTAAGATTGCATCGCCAGGTCTACGTATTGGCGCGGTAACAGGCAAACGCAGCTACCTTGAGCCACTGATCAAAGTGAAGCAAGGCGCGGATTTACACTCAAGTGTACCAATGCAAGCGCTGCTTGTTGGTCTTCTAAAACATGAAGACTTTGGCGTGCATATGGAAAACATTCGCACCCTGTACAAGTCTCGTTATGAGGTGCTGTTCTCAGAGCTAGAGAAACAACTGCCTGCAGATTGCGTGTTAAAATCCGTAGATGGCGGAATGTTTATTTGGGTTGAGATCCCAGAGTGCGACACCTTCGAACTGGCGAAAACCTTGCTATCGAATGGCGTGGCAGTAGTACCAAGCCCAGTATTCTATCCAAAGGCCGATGAAGCGAAAGCCGCACTGCGCTTAAACTTCACCAACGCCAACCCGGAAGAATTGATGGAAGCGGTAAAACGCTTAGCAGAAGTACTTAACCAAGCGTAATCGCTGACAATACTGACCGCTTTGGTAATTGCCTGATCGGCTTATTACCGAGAAAGCTGTCACCAGTCAGCATTAAAGGCCAATGTCATTCTCAACAAGAGAGTCACATTGGCCTTAATTTTAGGTCTCTATAAAACACAGAAAGGACGTCAGTTTGCCGCATTGTATTATCGAACACTCATCCACTATTGATAGTCAGCAACTCAACCAAAAAGTGTTTCTCGGCGCGATGGAGTCTCAGTTGTTCTCACCAACAGGAGAAGACATCAAAGTACGCAGCCTTGCCTATCAGCATTACCAAACCGGCGAAGTAAAAGAAGACTTCGTGCATGTCTCTGTGCGTATTTTGTCTGGGCGTAACGAAAGCGTTAAAGCGATGCTCTCCAAGTCCATATTGGATCAATTACTTGCTCTCACTCTATCCAATGCTTCGCTGACCGTAGAGATCATCGATATAGAGACAAGCAGCTATTCAAAAGCCTTAGTTTAAAGGCAAATCACAAGCGTACATCCCCTCACAAATAGGGGATTATAAAAACATTCGTTAACAGCATGGAGCAATGAAATGGAATTGGTGATTGGTAACAACCCAGAATTGATAACGAAAGCACAGTCCATTCGTCATCAAGTATTCGTTGTTGAACAAGGTATCCCACAGGTATTAGATCTTGATGGGTTAGACCCAGTATCACATCATGCACTGATCACCGATGAAGATAATTTAGTCGCGACGGCACGCTTGCACATTGATGAATCAGGACACTCAACCATGGCACGTGTTGCGGTTCTGCAGCCTTATCGAGGATCTGGTATCGCGTCTAAAATTGTTAGCGCACTTCTAAATCACGCTTCTGAACATGGTGTCAAAGTCATTGAAATCCACGCCCATCAATACCTAAAGGGTTACTATGAAAAGTTCGGCTTTGAGTTCATTCGTGAAGTGGAAATCGTCGGAGAACATCAACTCATTGAGATGAGATACTACATAAGTGCTTAGCCAAGTATTCAAAAGACAACAAAACACCACTGCTTATTTGAGCTAATATTCCTTATCAAATAACGGCCTTTTCACCACACCTAAAGCCACACCAAAAATGATGTTATATAGCCCTACGTTTGGTTGGTTTTTGTCCCGCACCGCCTTGGTTATACTGCGCCTGATTTTAATAAGCCAACAAGACAGAACTAAGTTGAAATACTCAGTTCTGATCAAAACAGGCAACCGCTCTGGATTTACGTTCCAGCTCGCAGAAAGGAAAAACCATGTCTCAATATGTTGTATGTGCTCTGTATAAATTCGTAGCACTTGATGATTATCAAGAAATTCGCCAGCCACTAACCGACGTGTTAGAAGCCAACCAAATCCGCGGTACTTTGTTACTTGCGAGTGAAGGCATCAACGGTACCGTTGCAGGTAAGCGCGAATCTATCGACGCCCTTCTTCAATGGTTCAAACAAGATTCTCGTTTGGCTGATGTTGTTTACAAAGAGTCGTTCAACGAAGAACAACCATTCAACCGCACCAAGGTTAAGCTTAAGAAAGAGATCGTAACCATGGGTGTTGAGGGCATCGACCCACGCCATGTTGTCGGCACTTACGTGAAACCAAACGAATGGAATGCACTGATTTCTGATCCAGATGTGATTCTGGTTGATACTCGTAACGACTACGAAGTGGACATCGGCACATTCAAAAATGCCGTAAACCCAAACACAGAAACCTTCCGTGAATTCCCTCAGTACGTTGAAGACAACCTTGATCCTAAGAAACACAAGAAAGTCGCGATGTTCTGTACTGGCGGTATTCGTTGTGAAAAATCAACAGCCTACATGAAAGAACAAGGCTTTGATGAGGTTTACCACCTTGAAGGCGGCATTCTTAAGTACTTAGAAGAAGTACCTGAAGAAGAGAGCATGTGGGAAGGCGACTGCTACGTATTTGATGGTCGTGTTGCAGTAAACCACCAGCTAGAAAAGAGCGTTTACGATGTGTGTAACGCATGTCGCCTGCCAATCACAGACGAAGACAAAGCCTCTGAACACTTCGAGAAAGGCGTAAGCTGCCCTAAGTGTATTGATAAGCACAGCGAAGAGCAGAAAGCCCGTTTCCGTGAACGTGAAAAGCAAGTTCAACTGTCGAATGCTCGTGGCGAAACCCACGTAGGCGGCGAAGCTGCTCACCTTATCGAGCAACGCAAAAAAGAGAAGCTTGCACACAAAGAGCAGCAACGCTCTGGCAAGAAAGCAAAGTAAACTTTCTGCTTTAAACTCTTATAGTTCTAAACATATAACTATAAATAGTTAGCTATATACATACAAAAGGGCGCAAGTTCGAGGATAATCCTACGAGTTTGCGCCCTTTTTTGATCGCTTTACGGCTTTGTGTTTTGAACCACATTTCTTTCGAAAAATTACTTCTATACTGTCAGGGCGTGTTGACCTTCCGCGGTTAGATTTTGTTCGAGATAAAAGCGTTTTAATCGCGGCGAGGGAGAAGTAGCCTAGTCATTCTAAGCAAATCTCCCTCAACAAAGAGTAAAACGCTTTTAGCCGAACCCTTCAGGCAGCGTTTGCTGGTTATTTCTACTACGTTATCGGCCTCTCATGTAGGCTAGCTACACATCAAAGCCTCTGCCTTGTAGAAATACCCAGCAATTCGCCGCAAAAACAAGCTCGAAAGATCAACACGCCCTAAAAATTTGACTAGAGAGGAAGTGCCAATGCTCAATGAAAACCATGCCTTTATCTTAGATTTCCCAGATCTTAAATTAGACATTGTTCAGCTCAACCACGACGACGAAAAATTCAAAGCAGATATGCAGAAGTACCACCAACTCGACTACGACATCCGTCAGCTAGAAATCTCTGGCAGCCCTATCGATGACGACAGCATGCACAACCTCAAAGTAGAACGCATGGAGCTAAAAGACTCGCTACACAAACAGCTCACGCGCCATCACGCGCTTAAGATCGTATAACAACTCATTATGCTAGTGTGGCTAACTTAGCCACACTACTCTACTTCTCAAAGAGTTCTTTCTTTGAAATCTAAACTACCTGCTACCCAACTTGATTATTCGCTGAAAAGTCTAAGTAAGTACTAAATTGAAGCCCATCATCTTGAGTTTCAAAACTCCAACCCATTCGCTCACAAATTCGTTGCACAATCACTAGGCCACAACCATAGCCAGCATTGTAAGTCTCATTGCCATCATGACGGTTAGTGATCACTAATTGAGAACCTGTCACCACAATTCCAACATCGCCAACACTGTAGCTAAACGCATTTTTAATTAAGTTATTCAACACAATAGTAATAAAGCTCTCTGGCGCATACACAGTGACAGTCCCTTTTACGTCTAGGTTATAACTCGCATCCTGCTTGGCAAACAAAGGCGCCATTTCAAGCAGCTGATTCTGAACTTCGACTTCCAGGTCATAGTGACCGAAATGGTGCTCATCGATACTCTCTTTACCAAGCAGCAAAAACATTTCAGTCAGCACTCGCATCTGTTCACTCGCTTCTTGCAAGCGGTTAATCGCTTTTAACGCGACAGGAGGTTGATTGGGTACTTTAGTTAGCAGATCAGCCGACCCTTTAATCACCATAATCGGAGTCCGTAGCTCGTGAGATGCAAATCGATTGAACTCCTCTTCCCGCTGAAAAAATCCTGAAATGTGATTCTTTGAATCTAAAAGTGTTTGCTCAATATGTCGCGTTTCAGCGTAAGACGTCTCGACTTCAAAACTTGGCTGCTCAGGGTGCATTTGCCCTATTTTCTTTTCTATCTGATTAAGTGGCCTCGACAGCGAGCGTACAACATAGATCCCATACAAAACCATGAAGATTGAGGTTAAGCCACCGAGTATGAGGGTGTAGTTGTGGAGGCTCCATTCATACTCGTCGAGGTAGTCGTCGGCGTCATCTTGAAACAAGATATACATCAGCCCTTTACCTGACGGGTGTTCGAATACGTAAAAATGTTTATCTTCCGTACCTAACAGATGTTCATAGAAACCGGGCTCTTTGTATCGAGCTAACCAATTGGGCAGTTCTCTTTCACTCCAATAGGTTGAAAACTCATTTTTATTCGGCAACAACGCATCTTCGCCAAGCAACTGATATTCAGACGTATAACGATTAGCTTCAGTGTCTAGCCAGTGGTGCAGGCTGATCACTTCCATCTGGTTTTCAGCGATATAAATAACTGTCCAGAAAAGGCCAAACATGACCAAGGTCATCAAACCAAAGCTGCGACGGATTTTTCGGTAGATGCTCGGGTAATCGCCGTGTCTTGAGGCGTTATGCTTTGAGTCGGTAACCTTGTCCATGAATAGTCTCTAATCGTGAGTGTTCAAACCCTTTATCGAGCGCGTTGCGGAGGCCATAAATATGACTTCGCAGTGCATCACTGCTTGGCGATTCATCACCCCAAACGGAATCAATCACTTCAGTTCTTGAAACAATTGCTGGTGCATGGCGCATAAGGACTTTTAATATCTTAAGCTGAATACGACTCAACTTAATAAGCCTACCTTCTCGGCATACCTCGTCTGTCTGCGAGTTGAGAGTAATATCGGCAAAAACCTGCTTTCCAATACCTTGCCGTGGCCCTCGGCTTGCCAATGCGTTGAGCCTTAAACTGAGCTCTTGCATGGCGAAAGGCTTAACCAAATAATCATCTCCACCCGCTTGAAAGGCAGCGATTTTATCTTCCAACCTATCTTTAGCGGTTAAAAATAGAATTGGCATAGAGCACTGCACCTCTTCTCTTAACTTTCTAACAGCTGAGATGCCGTCTAATTTAGGCATCATGATGTCCATAATAATCACGTCATAATAATTCTCAGACGCTAACTTCAATGCCGCTTCACCATGATAAGCACAATCGATCACCATCCCTTCTAACTCTAGATAATCGGCAATGGTTTCTGCAACATTATGGCTGTCATCAACGATCAAAACTTTCATCGATTTATTTCACCTTTCTTCACGAGTGCTTCACGTTTGAGTTTATAAGATACACCCTCAATAAACTAAATAAAGAGTATATAGATGAAAAAGTTAGCGCTGATTTCAGTTGTCGGTTTAATTCTAACTGGCTGTGGCGGTAGTGACAGCAATAGCAATGGAAGCAACGATAACAACACGCAAGTTCCATCAGCAATTCAAGGTACCATTGACTCTGTTTCTGGCAACACCATCGTTGTGAATGGTTATAGCTATCAAGTAGACAGTGCGAACTATGCAGGCGAAGATGTGGCAATTGCAGACCTAGAAAAGAACATGATGGTTTCTATTTCATCTAATGCTCGTAGCGCTTCAGCTCACACTAGCAGAGCTCAAGTTAGTCTTGAACCAACCATCGTTGGTCTTATTTCAGACGCCAACCATAATAATGGCACATTTAAAGTCAATGGCATCGCATTGACCTTTACAGATCTATCACGTGAAATTGAAAATAGCGATTGGGTTATGGTCTCTTCTTTACCAACAGCGAATGCAGGTTACAAAGTGTTATCTGTAGTTAAATTTGAACCATCAGATGAATACGAAACGGTTGAGGTCGAGGGGTTGATTACTAACCTGAACCTAAACACACTAACATTCAATTTAGGTGGGGCTCTCAATGTCGAGTATACAGTCGATAGTATTGACAATGACTCTAATGAATCAGAGTTAGCTGATGGGCTTTGGGTTGAAGTAACAGGCTCAATGGTAGGCTCTGTATTGAAAGCAGATGAAGTGGAGGTCGAAGATTTTGACGAAATCGATAATGATACAGAAATCGAAGGTACAATTACTTCAGTGGCAAACGATAAATCGTCATTTCAATTAAGCTTCAAAGGTCACTTTCTTGTAGATGAAAATACTCGTTACGAAGATGGCAGCAAGTCAAAATTAACAGTGGATACGGAAGTTGAGGTAACCACGAAAAAAGTCAACGGAAGAAATGTTGCGACTAAAATCGAATTTGAACGCGACGTTGATTTAGAGGGCACAGTGCAAAGCATCTACCTAGAAGGAAGCAGCTTTGAAATGACATCATTGCATGGTAATCAAACTATTCATGTAAATAAAAACACTCAATTTGAAGATGGCCTAACTTTTGAGAACCTTGCTATTGGCGACCTTATTGAGGTTGAAGCCTACAAGGTCAACAGTCAGTACATTGCAATCGAGATCGAAGCAGAAGACAACGACTAACGCATAGAACATTCTTGATATTAAGTATAGAAGCCATGCACTACGCGTGGCTTTTTTGCATCAAAACAACCCACACCTAAAGTGCAGCCTACCTCTTCAATTATGTTACTGTTTGCTTATTCAAAGGCGTTTGATAAGGAAGCGAGTAAAGTGGCAATAACAGAAGAAAATATACAGTTCCAACTTGTTTCAAATTCTGAATTCGATGAACTGTTTGCGTGTGTTAAACAAGGTATATTCATACATGTAGATAGCGTTTTCGGCTGGGATGACGACTTCCAACGCAAACGACTTTTAAACGATTACCATCTCTCTTGGTTTCATTGGATATATCGCGAAGATGAGACAGTAGGACTCGTCTGCTTTAAGCCTTATGACAACGCATACCATATTCATCTGCTGATCATTTTCCCTAAATACCAAGGCCGTTCGCTTGGCAAGCAAGTCATGACTCTCATACATAAGAGAGCCATGGAAGAGCAACGAAGCCAAGTCACTCTATCGAGTTTTAAAAGTAATGCTCGTGCTATTAACTTTTATCAATCACTGGGCTATCACGTTGCTGATGATAGTGATGTTCACTTTACCTCGTTGAAATTAAAAGTTTATAAAATACAGTAAGATATATAACAAAACCAATTGATAATCATGTAAA harbors:
- a CDS encoding sensor histidine kinase, whose translation is MDKVTDSKHNASRHGDYPSIYRKIRRSFGLMTLVMFGLFWTVIYIAENQMEVISLHHWLDTEANRYTSEYQLLGEDALLPNKNEFSTYWSERELPNWLARYKEPGFYEHLLGTEDKHFYVFEHPSGKGLMYILFQDDADDYLDEYEWSLHNYTLILGGLTSIFMVLYGIYVVRSLSRPLNQIEKKIGQMHPEQPSFEVETSYAETRHIEQTLLDSKNHISGFFQREEEFNRFASHELRTPIMVIKGSADLLTKVPNQPPVALKAINRLQEASEQMRVLTEMFLLLGKESIDEHHFGHYDLEVEVQNQLLEMAPLFAKQDASYNLDVKGTVTVYAPESFITIVLNNLIKNAFSYSVGDVGIVVTGSQLVITNRHDGNETYNAGYGCGLVIVQRICERMGWSFETQDDGLQFSTYLDFSANNQVG
- a CDS encoding response regulator transcription factor codes for the protein MKVLIVDDSHNVAETIADYLELEGMVIDCAYHGEAALKLASENYYDVIIMDIMMPKLDGISAVRKLREEVQCSMPILFLTAKDRLEDKIAAFQAGGDDYLVKPFAMQELSLRLNALASRGPRQGIGKQVFADITLNSQTDEVCREGRLIKLSRIQLKILKVLMRHAPAIVSRTEVIDSVWGDESPSSDALRSHIYGLRNALDKGFEHSRLETIHGQGYRLKA
- a CDS encoding DUF5666 domain-containing protein — encoded protein: MKKLALISVVGLILTGCGGSDSNSNGSNDNNTQVPSAIQGTIDSVSGNTIVVNGYSYQVDSANYAGEDVAIADLEKNMMVSISSNARSASAHTSRAQVSLEPTIVGLISDANHNNGTFKVNGIALTFTDLSREIENSDWVMVSSLPTANAGYKVLSVVKFEPSDEYETVEVEGLITNLNLNTLTFNLGGALNVEYTVDSIDNDSNESELADGLWVEVTGSMVGSVLKADEVEVEDFDEIDNDTEIEGTITSVANDKSSFQLSFKGHFLVDENTRYEDGSKSKLTVDTEVEVTTKKVNGRNVATKIEFERDVDLEGTVQSIYLEGSSFEMTSLHGNQTIHVNKNTQFEDGLTFENLAIGDLIEVEAYKVNSQYIAIEIEAEDND
- a CDS encoding GNAT family N-acetyltransferase, yielding MLLFAYSKAFDKEASKVAITEENIQFQLVSNSEFDELFACVKQGIFIHVDSVFGWDDDFQRKRLLNDYHLSWFHWIYREDETVGLVCFKPYDNAYHIHLLIIFPKYQGRSLGKQVMTLIHKRAMEEQRSQVTLSSFKSNARAINFYQSLGYHVADDSDVHFTSLKLKVYKIQ